The region GTGATGAGCAGGCCCTCTTTCGTGGACCACGGGCAGATGTCCACGACGTCGTGCCCGGTGGCGACCATCAGGGCTCGGGCGACCACGGCGCCCGCCACCGCCTGGCCCGCCCGGTGGCGGGAGATGCCGGGCAGTCGAGCGCGGTCGGCGGCCGGGAGTTCCGCCAGGCGCGGCACCCACCCCGCCAGATCGGCGGCGGCCAGCCGGCGGGGCACGAGCGGGCCGTCGCGCTGGGGTCGGGCACCGGCGAGCCGGGCGAGTTGCTGGAACAGCTTCGAGCAGCCCACCGCGCGACCGGTCCGTGCCCTGTCGACCGCGTCGGGCGGCATGGCCTCGCGGATCCTGCGCGCCAGGGTGTCGCCGAACGCGCGCAGCCCGTCGCGGGCGGGCTTGCCGCCGCGCTCCCACTCACGGGTCAGGGTGCGTGCGCCCAGCGGGAGGGAATGCGCGAACGCCGGTGCCGCCCCGTCGCCCACCGCGATCTCCACCGTGCCGCCGCCCACGTCCAGCACGGTGAGCGGACCGGCCGACCAGCCGAACCAGCGCCTCGCCGCCAGGTAGGACAGCTCGGCCTCCCGGCGGCCCGACATCCTGCGCAACTCCACCCCCGTACGTGCCTCCACCGCCGCCACGACGGCGTCCGCGTTCGTCGCGTCGCGCACCACCGACGTGACGAATGGCAGGAACGTGTCCACACCGCTACGTCTCACCAGCCGCTGCGACTCGCGGACGGCCGAGGCGATCCGGGCCACCCCGTCCCGACTGACCCGTCCGGAGAAGTCCACCGCGCGGTCCAGCCGGAGACGCACCTTGTGCGAGACGAGTGGGTCTAACAGCGCACCATCTCGTACGACGACCAGGTGCGCGCTGAAGCATCCGACGTCGAGAACCGCGACTGTGCCTCCCGATGGCATGAGTCCTCCTCGCATGCTGCGCCGAAGAGAACCAGATACCCACTTTCGCCCGGGTCAAACCGGACAGTTCGGACAGGTTGCCACGACTTTCGGCTCCACTACGCGTCGTAGTGGCTCGGGGGTGCCGTCCGGAGCAGCGGATGGCCACCATTGGCACCACGGCAGACGCGCAGGACAGGGCGTTCGCTCGCCGCATGGCGTTTCCGGTCCGACTGGAGGACGGT is a window of Saccharothrix espanaensis DSM 44229 DNA encoding:
- a CDS encoding Ppx/GppA phosphatase family protein; this translates as MPSGGTVAVLDVGCFSAHLVVVRDGALLDPLVSHKVRLRLDRAVDFSGRVSRDGVARIASAVRESQRLVRRSGVDTFLPFVTSVVRDATNADAVVAAVEARTGVELRRMSGRREAELSYLAARRWFGWSAGPLTVLDVGGGTVEIAVGDGAAPAFAHSLPLGARTLTREWERGGKPARDGLRAFGDTLARRIREAMPPDAVDRARTGRAVGCSKLFQQLARLAGARPQRDGPLVPRRLAAADLAGWVPRLAELPAADRARLPGISRHRAGQAVAGAVVARALMVATGHDVVDICPWSTKEGLLITLSEQPPRCAEGDACAVA